Proteins found in one Planococcus citri chromosome 2, ihPlaCitr1.1, whole genome shotgun sequence genomic segment:
- the LOC135836574 gene encoding uncharacterized protein LOC135836574: MSLINQFAVNLQDTVSFYRGRRQFKDLLKYIRKQGPTQSPQQTTRELNAYLDQIVADVTEQLRVKKLETIPINLVQDQFVKKWMGLTLKGNYVAKNGLISNLSTVHRKEQCVLAAVKNESRIFSFTLSLKQAKIEFEKYELHCGPINTNGRISIEARDNAFNVKINIHLKKNTKVESIDVTRAEITKCGNFKVSVTGFGNLGGNSIAKMIIKSILNKHKSEMKAMFEKDLKIYIKDTIEKFL, translated from the exons ATGAGTTTGATAAACCAGTTCGCCGTCAATCTTCAAGATACCGTTTCATTTTATCGAGGCCGACGTCAGTTTAAG GATTTACTGAAATACATTCGCAAACAAGGTCCGACGCAAAGCCCTCAACAAACTACTCGCGAGCTGAACGCGTATTTAGATCAAATCGTAGCCGATGTCACCGAGCAACTCCGCGTCAAGAAACTAGAAACCATACCTATCAACCTAGTTCAAGAccaattcgtcaaaaaatggATGGGCCTAACGTTAAAAGGCAACTACGTCGCCAAAAACGGACTAATATCGAATTTATCCACCGTCCATCGTAAAGAGCAGTGCGTTTTGGCAGCTGTTAAAAACGAAAGTCGTATATTTAGTTTCACATTGAGCTTGAAACAGGCCAAAATCGAGTTCGAAAAATACGAATTGCATTGCGGCCCGATCAATACGAATGGCCGAATATCCATCGAAGCCAGAGACAACGCTTTTAACGTTAAAATAAatatacatttgaaaaaaaatactaaagtAGAAAGCATAGACGTGACACGAGCTGAGATAACTAAATGTGGTAATTTCAAAGTTAGCGTTACCGGTTTCGGTAATTTAGGTGGTAATAGTATAGCCAAGATGATCATAAAATCCATTCTGAATAAGCATAAGAGTGAGATGAAAGCTATGTTtgaaaaagacttgaaaatttatattaaggatacgattgaaaaatttttataa